From Aegilops tauschii subsp. strangulata cultivar AL8/78 chromosome 5, Aet v6.0, whole genome shotgun sequence:
AACAGTGTAATATCTGTAACTGAATCTTAGTTGATCTTGTTTCGTGGCATCACCCCTTTTTCTTGAAgcgacgagagagagagagagagagatgataGATGCACTTGCAAATTGGACGTTCCATTCTTCTAGATTCATAGCAATCCAACAATGGATACTGATTGTTGGTTCCTTCTTCAGTATGCTTCATTTTGGTCCCCATCCATAAATTTGCAACTGATGCAGCACTCATGTACACTTGTAACTTGGTTACTTTATTAGTAACTGAATCCTAAAACAAAGGCAGAAGGATGATACATATAACAAAGCCTTTGTATCTAGTCGCTACTATTTGTTTTCTCTAAATAAAATTCTCTAAAATAGTTGCTACTATTTGTTAAATCTAGGGCCTCATTTTTTAATTGGCACCGGGCCTCCGTTTTCTCGGATACGGCCCTGATCATGAAGCTAGCTAATCTTTTGATTCAGAAGATTCCCACATCCCACTTTTGTGCAACTCTCACACTCTAATATATCTTTGTCCTGTTTATCCATCTGTACACAGGAActgttttttattttcttttcttggtGCATAATCCGGGTGAGCAACATTGGTTCTCCAATATCAGAGTATATGTGCCATCTAGCCTAGTCTGCTAGTACTATCTTCCATGCATTCATTATTTAATTCTCCACTCTCAGATTATATAATACAATATGAAAATTTGATAAACAACTAAGCAAGGAAATTCTGTTTGTAGTTTCAAGTCATGCAAAGTTGTTGTTGTGATGAGATATTGATTTCAAGTCATGCAAAATTATGTTGCTGCTGGGAAAAACTGCTGCTGAATTATTCCCATGTAGCAACTTTGTCTCATTTTTATTAGGTGACCTTTACAATTCTGTAGCAAGGATATAAGGGGAGTTAGTTACATTGTAAATTTGGATTTTTAAATGTTCTACACCATGTTATGTCAGTATGACAAAACTTGCCTACCAAACAGAAAACTTAAACAAAGAAGATTGTGGATGGAGGGGTTTGGGGGATTCAAGGGGTTTTGAGGGGATTGGGTGGAGGGAAGGGATTCACCCAATCCCCTGAAATCCCCCCTCCCCAAACCTCCCCAATCCACTTCTACCAAACAAAGCCTGATGGTTGTCATAATCCGCGACCAAGTATTCGTGATAAGTTCAGCTGGGCAGAGTGTGTGCTTTGTGACCCTCCTGCTGTTGGTCATGTCTCCTGTAGCTGTGGCTGTAAGGGCTCAGAAGACGAAATCGTAACAGCGAGAAGAACCAGCTTTGGAAGAAAGAACTGGATTACTTCGTGAGGAGGCTGCGCAGCAGGATTCTGAGAATGCCAGCTCTAGCACTGCGCTCATGGGATCTGGTCAGGACATCTCGTCAGACAAAGAGAACCTGAATGTGGTGCGGGCCATGTGTAAATTCAACTTCTGGCAGACTGCTGTCTTTCGTAGAGAAATGAGGAAATGCGTACTTATGCAAACAAGCTAAGTTTCGTTCTGCATTTACAAATACACAGTGTTGGGATTATGTAGTATTGTACTACTTACTCTACCTATAGCAACATTACAACAGTCGCTTCATGTGTGAATTAGCAAATGAGAAAAGGAAGCTACATTATTTTATTTCAGTTGAGTGATATATGTCTTATCTGAACCAACACTGCATCTCTTGGTCACGGAGCATGTAGTGGACATGCTCACTCTACTCCTGTATCTTGTCAGCTTGCATGTTGTCTCCAATGGCTTCCTCTGATGTTTTGTCCTTCCCTTCCTCTTTCTCCTTGGCTTTCTTCACTTCAGCCTCCTCTTTCTCCTTGGCTTTCTTCGCTTCAGCCTCCTTGGCCTTCTCTTCCTCCTTCGCCTTGGCGACCGCCGCGTCTTCTTTGGCCTGCTTGAGCGCCTCGATGAGGCCTGCCAAGCACACGTCAGGGTCCCTCTTTTTCTTCTTGGACATGGGCATCAGGTTCTCCGCCACGTCAGCGGGCGACATGTCGGTCTCCTCGAGCAGCTGCTGAATCTCCCCAAACAGCTCATGCCCGACGACATCTAGGTAGTTCTTGGCGAGTACCTTGAAGCTCTCAAAGCGGCAGTAAGACATCTCAATGTGCTTGTCCATCCTGCCCCGCCGGATCAGTGCCGGGTCCAGCTTCTCCTTGTAGTTGGTGGTGAAGATGATGATCCGCTCGCCGCCGCACGCAGACCACAGCCCGTCGATGAAGTTGAGCAGGCCAGAGAGCGTCACCTTGGTCGCGTCATCCTTCTCTGGCTCGATTGGTAGCTTGGGTTTGTCGTTGCCATCGGAGTCCTTGTCGCGAGAGGCCTTCTTGTCCTTGCGGCGTTTTCCGGTGAGGTCAGCGGAGCAGTCAATGTCCTCTATGACGATGATGGACTTGCCCGTCGTCTCGATGAAGAGCTTCCGCAACTCGGTGTTGTTGTTGATGGCCGTGAGCTCGAGGTCGTAGACGTCGTAGTCGAGGAAGTTGGCCATGGCGGCTATCATAGTGGACTTGCCGGTGCCGGGCGGGCCGTAAAGGAGGTACCCGCGCTTCCACGCCTTGCCGACCTTAGCATAGTACTCCTTGCTCTCTTGGAATGCCATGAGGTCGTCGATGACGTCCTCCTTCTGTTTCGGGTTCATGGCAAGGGTGTCGAAGGTCGCCGGGTGCTCGAACGGTACATGGCTCCAGGCGCTCTTGGCCCCGTAAGGGCTCGAGCTGCCGCTGGCCTTGTTGGTGAAGAGGCGGCGCTGGCGGTTCTTGATAATGACGGTgcggccctcaccgaggacgaaAGGCAGGTAAGAATCGACGATGAGGTCGTGGTGTCGCTTATGGAAGGTGACCCGGTAGAAGCG
This genomic window contains:
- the LOC109787056 gene encoding AAA-ATPase At3g28580, with product MEVAMVEWWPWFGSAVASTIFLWSMVQNHIPDALRLNLAALAAKLTAYFNPYLQITISENGAQRWKRSELFLAVEAYLSDACARRARRLKAELGKDSKNIQVSIDDHEGVTDDFSGATLWWHASKQRPKANVISLYPGEDEKRFYRVTFHKRHHDLIVDSYLPFVLGEGRTVIIKNRQRRLFTNKASGSSSPYGAKSAWSHVPFEHPATFDTLAMNPKQKEDVIDDLMAFQESKEYYAKVGKAWKRGYLLYGPPGTGKSTMIAAMANFLDYDVYDLELTAINNNTELRKLFIETTGKSIIVIEDIDCSADLTGKRRKDKKASRDKDSDGNDKPKLPIEPEKDDATKVTLSGLLNFIDGLWSACGGERIIIFTTNYKEKLDPALIRRGRMDKHIEMSYCRFESFKVLAKNYLDVVGHELFGEIQQLLEETDMSPADVAENLMPMSKKKKRDPDVCLAGLIEALKQAKEDAAVAKAKEEEKAKEAEAKKAKEKEEAEVKKAKEKEEGKDKTSEEAIGDNMQADKIQE